The proteins below come from a single Herpetosiphonaceae bacterium genomic window:
- a CDS encoding penicillin acylase family protein, whose product MYAHGMRSIVSTTKHLKLRVSHSCWCQHRPCTRDQHWAQFREALRAWCTPVQHVGYADVVGTITYQMTSQVPIRAPQHSGLVPLPRWTNEYAWQGCIPYEELPPTANPPQGCIGTANNKVVSDDYPYSLSPAWDPGYRDHRMSDMQAQRATLSPEQRTLPELLAHRQAAQAASAAAAEPPPVDRRTIPLRTTAGPAPLSFDQQRLWLLDQFQPR is encoded by the coding sequence ATGTACGCTCATGGCATGAGATCCATCGTATCGACGACGAAACACCTCAAACTACGCGTCTCACACTCGTGCTGGTGCCAACACCGGCCTTGTACCCGGGACCAACATTGGGCACAATTCCGCGAGGCGCTGCGCGCCTGGTGCACGCCCGTTCAGCATGTTGGGTATGCCGATGTGGTAGGCACCATTACCTACCAGATGACCAGCCAGGTGCCGATTCGCGCACCGCAGCACAGCGGCCTGGTGCCGCTGCCAAGGTGGACGAATGAGTACGCGTGGCAGGGCTGCATCCCCTACGAGGAACTGCCCCCGACCGCTAACCCGCCGCAGGGCTGCATCGGCACCGCGAACAACAAGGTCGTCAGCGACGACTACCCGTACAGCCTTTCCCCAGCATGGGACCCCGGCTACCGCGACCACAGAATGAGCGATATGCAGGCACAACGCGCGACGCTATCGCCGGAGCAGCGCACGCTTCCGGAATTGCTCGCGCACAGGCAGGCGGCGCAAGCGGCGAGCGCAGCGGCTGCTGAACCACCGCCTGTCGATCGCCGCACGATCCCGCTGCGAACGACAGCCGGACCGGCACCGCTCTCGTTCGACCAGCAACGGCTGTGGCTGCTGGATCAATTTCAGCCCAGGTGA